From Gottschalkiaceae bacterium SANA:
GAATTGGTTTTGAAGCCAGTGGTTACTCCGGATATTTCAGATCGAGTTTCCATTGTCCACACAAGAGAAAAAATTGAAACAACAGATAAACCGGTCATGGCGATTCGAAGGAAAAAACAAGCATCCATGGTTATGGGTTATCAATTGTTAAAAGAAGGAAAAGCCGATGCTCTAGTCTCTTGTGGCAATACGGGAGCCTTGTTGGCAGGGGGGCTTTTTCTCTCTGGTCGAATCAAGGGGATAGAACGACCTGCCTTGACGCCGGTGATCCCGACAATGGATGGACCTAAGATTATGCTGGATGCAGGCGCAAATGTGGATTGCAAGGCAAAGTTTTTGCTGCAGTTTGCTCAAATGGGAAAAATCTATTCTGAACGTGTATTTGAAAAGAAGAATGCAAAAGTCGGATTGTTGAATATCGGCGCTGAACCTGGCAAGGGAAGCCAATTGTACAATGAAGCCTATGGACTGCTTGACGCATCTGTCGAGAACTTTATTGGGAACGTGGAAGCGCGAGATGTGCTTGAGGGTAACTACGATGTTCTTGTGGCAGATGGATTTGCTGGAAATATTCTCTTGAAAGCTGTTGAAGGCACGGCTTCAACACTTTTCGGACTATTAAAGACATCATTCACGGCTAGCTTTTTCTCCAAATTGGCAGCCTTGATTATGAAAAAACCTCTTGGCGGGATCAAAGATCGTTTTGATTACCACGAAGTGGGAGGGGCACCGCTTTTAGGCATTCAACATCCCGTTATTAAAGCCCATGGAAGTTCCGATGAAACCGCTATGATGAATGCCGCTCTATTCGCGGAGAAATTCACAAAAGCGGGTGTGATACAAGCCATTCAGAAACTTAACAATGAGGAGGAGTAAACATGCATTTTGAAACCGTTCAAAATATTATTGCAGAGAATTTGGATATTGAAAAAGAGAAAATTCAATTGAACTCACGATTCAAAGAAGACCTTGATATGGACTCTATCGAATTGATGGAAGTTGTCATGGCTTGTGAAGAAGAATTTGGTGTTGAATTTCCCATTGAAAATGCCGATTCCATCACAAGCGTGCAGGATGCGGTCAATCTAGTCAAAGATATAAAGAAATGAGCTCAATAGGGCTCATTTCTTCCATACATAGAGAGGGGAGGGAACTATGATTACAAAAATTCAATACACCTTTCAGGATGCAAATCGATTAACTGAAGCATTAACCCATAGTTCGTATGCCAACGAACATCGAGAGCAAGGATTGAAATGCAATGAGCGATTGGAATTTCTGGGGGATTCAGTTTTAAGTATCGT
This genomic window contains:
- the acpP gene encoding acyl carrier protein; its protein translation is MHFETVQNIIAENLDIEKEKIQLNSRFKEDLDMDSIELMEVVMACEEEFGVEFPIENADSITSVQDAVNLVKDIKK
- the plsX gene encoding phosphate acyltransferase PlsX, producing MRIAIDTLGADLGSDRIAKGAIQALGQSKEISILLIGDELVLKPVVTPDISDRVSIVHTREKIETTDKPVMAIRRKKQASMVMGYQLLKEGKADALVSCGNTGALLAGGLFLSGRIKGIERPALTPVIPTMDGPKIMLDAGANVDCKAKFLLQFAQMGKIYSERVFEKKNAKVGLLNIGAEPGKGSQLYNEAYGLLDASVENFIGNVEARDVLEGNYDVLVADGFAGNILLKAVEGTASTLFGLLKTSFTASFFSKLAALIMKKPLGGIKDRFDYHEVGGAPLLGIQHPVIKAHGSSDETAMMNAALFAEKFTKAGVIQAIQKLNNEEE